A genomic region of Gemmata massiliana contains the following coding sequences:
- a CDS encoding DoxX family protein, whose translation MSRFSNDLDGRLPLYGALVLRLGLAGVMIAHALLKLLVFTLPGTASFFEAHGFPGWTAYPVFGAELIGGVLLAIGVWTRLVAVALVPVMLGALAVHWPNGWMFVAPHGGWEYPAFLTLALVAQALLGGGALSVRFPRAALPVAK comes from the coding sequence ATGTCCCGTTTCTCAAACGATCTCGATGGCCGGTTACCGCTCTACGGAGCACTGGTGTTGCGACTCGGACTCGCGGGAGTCATGATCGCACACGCTCTACTCAAGTTGCTTGTCTTCACGTTACCTGGCACGGCCTCGTTCTTTGAAGCCCACGGGTTCCCGGGCTGGACCGCGTACCCGGTGTTCGGGGCCGAATTGATCGGTGGGGTGCTCCTCGCGATTGGAGTTTGGACCCGACTCGTCGCGGTAGCACTCGTTCCTGTAATGCTGGGGGCACTGGCGGTTCACTGGCCGAACGGGTGGATGTTTGTCGCCCCGCACGGTGGGTGGGAGTACCCCGCGTTCCTGACGTTGGCGCTGGTTGCGCAAGCTCTGCTGGGCGGAGGGGCACTTTCTGTTCGGTTCCCGCGTGCAGCGCTACCGGTCGCCAAATAA